In Mucilaginibacter boryungensis, a single window of DNA contains:
- a CDS encoding DoxX family protein: protein MNISTLDSIHSQIKQNSWIRYFAVFNRVALAAGFLIAGMVKIVGERFASGLSVNHPMGHYLDALHQTGYYYTFIGIAQIAAAILLLIPRTALLGALLYFPIILNICVLSLAVRFEGSLLSSPLMVLSNLFLLCWYYDRLKYILPIKPATINKHIEGEGQISNKFPVKFFAAVVTTVIVLVLVLTHIYHIMPRNNIADCKQQCNSDKNPNACNVFCDCIHKKGFSLQKSLDEYQNALKNNK from the coding sequence ATGAATATTTCTACACTTGACAGCATACATTCCCAGATAAAGCAGAATAGTTGGATACGATATTTTGCTGTTTTTAATCGCGTAGCATTGGCCGCCGGATTCTTAATTGCAGGCATGGTGAAAATTGTTGGAGAGCGGTTTGCCAGTGGCTTATCCGTTAACCACCCAATGGGGCATTATCTGGACGCCCTTCACCAAACAGGTTATTACTACACATTTATTGGCATTGCCCAGATAGCGGCAGCCATTTTGCTGCTGATACCCCGCACGGCGTTACTTGGAGCTTTGCTTTATTTTCCTATTATATTAAATATCTGTGTTTTATCACTTGCGGTACGTTTTGAAGGATCATTACTTTCCTCACCTTTAATGGTATTATCCAATTTGTTTCTCTTATGCTGGTATTATGATAGGCTAAAATATATCCTGCCTATTAAACCAGCTACAATTAATAAACATATCGAAGGCGAGGGGCAGATCAGTAATAAGTTCCCTGTAAAATTTTTTGCTGCTGTTGTTACAACTGTTATTGTTTTAGTGCTGGTGCTTACCCATATATATCATATTATGCCGCGCAATAATATTGCCGATTGTAAACAACAATGTAACAGCGATAAAAACCCCAACGCCTGTAACGTTTTTTGCGATTGTATCCATAAAAAAGGCTTCTCTCTTCAGAAAAGCCTGGACGAATATCAGAATGCGTTGAAGAATAATAAGTAA
- a CDS encoding winged helix-turn-helix transcriptional regulator: MRKKESTDYANEQSLFELCERNSAISMISGRWKGQIVYYISQGNDRFHLLQQKLPNISETVLARQLKELETHAILVKREIPNTVPTGIKYILTNKGVDLVPILDSLCSWGKLYADGKAIVVPAENGATAIAKAVVEPIPY; encoded by the coding sequence ATGAGGAAAAAAGAATCTACCGATTATGCTAATGAACAGTCATTATTTGAACTTTGTGAGCGTAATTCAGCTATCAGTATGATCAGCGGACGTTGGAAGGGACAGATAGTTTATTACATTTCCCAGGGAAATGATAGATTTCATCTGTTACAACAAAAACTGCCCAATATTTCTGAGACGGTCTTAGCAAGGCAGCTAAAGGAATTGGAAACCCACGCAATTTTGGTAAAAAGAGAAATCCCAAATACGGTTCCGACGGGTATAAAATATATATTAACCAACAAAGGGGTTGACCTGGTTCCCATTTTAGACAGTTTATGCAGCTGGGGCAAATTGTATGCCGATGGAAAAGCAATCGTAGTTCCCGCGGAAAATGGAGCTACTGCCATCGCCAAAGCCGTGGTTGAGCCTATCCCGTATTAG
- a CDS encoding dihydrofolate reductase family protein: protein MKISVYIATSANGLISNSRNVPDWLSPEYGQGMYAISQKFKAVIMGKTTYNIIAPDHLPLKEEGTTIVLTTNDTAKPDNPTVKFTKEGPVKIKKMLEREGYADAVIIGGTMTISQFINAGLVDEIYFIVEPVLFDGGLPLLKNVTGELKLNLLQVSKLNGNTVQLHYQVEND, encoded by the coding sequence ATGAAAATTAGCGTTTATATCGCAACTTCCGCGAACGGACTTATTTCAAATTCAAGGAATGTACCGGATTGGTTGTCCCCTGAATACGGTCAGGGCATGTATGCTATAAGTCAGAAATTTAAAGCGGTAATTATGGGTAAAACCACCTATAACATTATTGCACCCGATCACTTACCACTTAAGGAGGAAGGAACAACAATTGTTTTAACTACAAATGACACCGCAAAGCCGGATAATCCAACCGTAAAATTCACCAAAGAAGGTCCAGTTAAAATCAAAAAAATGTTGGAACGCGAAGGCTATGCTGACGCGGTAATTATTGGCGGAACAATGACCATCAGTCAATTTATAAACGCCGGGTTGGTCGATGAGATCTATTTTATCGTTGAGCCTGTATTGTTTGACGGTGGCTTGCCATTATTAAAAAATGTAACTGGTGAGCTAAAGCTTAACCTGTTGCAAGTATCTAAATTAAACGGGAATACAGTTCAACTTCATTACCAGGTAGAAAACGATTAG
- a CDS encoding putative quinol monooxygenase: protein MNNDSKPVTVLITSRIKPGKMETAKFELEAIIKTVIERESACKDIGVYDNPDDPQQLQIIEKWDSKEIFLGRHMQEPHMIAFMKLAESFLDGKAEFTFWNEVLSMP from the coding sequence ATGAATAACGATTCAAAACCAGTAACAGTTTTAATTACAAGCAGGATAAAGCCCGGTAAAATGGAAACTGCAAAATTTGAGCTTGAGGCAATAATTAAAACAGTAATTGAAAGAGAAAGCGCCTGTAAGGATATTGGTGTATACGATAACCCTGATGATCCTCAGCAACTGCAGATCATTGAAAAATGGGATTCAAAAGAAATATTTCTGGGTCGGCATATGCAAGAGCCACACATGATCGCATTTATGAAGCTCGCGGAATCATTTCTCGATGGTAAAGCAGAATTTACCTTTTGGAATGAGGTGCTATCTATGCCTTAA
- a CDS encoding MFS transporter — MNDKKPTQPQLTPLILWIMTITTGFVVANIYYNQPLLNDIAVTYHISTAKVGQVAMITQVGYGIGLLFIVPLGDMFERRKLMLIDFVFMVTSLLVAAWAPNILVLLIASLFVGITSVIPQLMIPMAAHLAKPRERGKKIGFIMSGLLIGILLSRTVSGFVGEHFGWRTMFYIAAGMMLLIWLLVYLQLPKVEADYTGKYATLMRSLVKLFKEEPALRLASFRGALCFASFSAFWTTIVFLLKQHFNLGSDVAGAFGLLGALGAVAAGLMGRLSDKTNAYKLSAFTIILIIVSFIVFMVWGYTLIGLAVGVILMDVGVQATHISNQAIIFALNPSARNRINTIYMVSYFIGGSLGTFLATIVWDKYQWNGVCTIGIALSSIVLVVHLLNHQKMKVHHQTVRS; from the coding sequence ATGAACGATAAAAAACCGACTCAACCGCAGCTAACTCCACTGATTTTATGGATAATGACCATAACTACAGGTTTTGTAGTAGCCAACATTTATTATAATCAGCCTTTACTGAATGATATTGCCGTTACTTATCATATAAGCACAGCAAAAGTTGGACAAGTGGCTATGATTACTCAAGTAGGTTATGGTATCGGATTATTATTTATTGTCCCGCTGGGCGATATGTTTGAACGCCGCAAACTAATGCTGATAGATTTTGTGTTTATGGTCACCTCCCTTTTAGTAGCTGCCTGGGCACCCAATATTTTAGTATTATTAATAGCCAGTTTATTTGTAGGCATTACCTCGGTTATTCCACAATTAATGATACCTATGGCTGCGCACCTTGCTAAGCCCCGGGAACGGGGAAAAAAAATTGGCTTTATTATGAGTGGCCTTTTGATAGGCATACTATTATCCCGCACGGTAAGTGGTTTTGTTGGCGAACATTTTGGATGGCGGACCATGTTTTATATAGCTGCCGGTATGATGTTGCTGATATGGCTGCTGGTTTATTTGCAACTACCAAAGGTTGAGGCCGATTATACTGGTAAATATGCCACCTTAATGAGATCGCTTGTTAAACTGTTTAAAGAAGAACCTGCCTTGCGTTTAGCTTCATTTCGTGGCGCTTTGTGTTTTGCCAGTTTCAGTGCATTTTGGACAACCATTGTATTTTTATTAAAACAGCATTTTAATTTGGGTAGCGATGTGGCCGGCGCTTTCGGTTTATTAGGTGCTTTAGGCGCAGTAGCCGCCGGATTAATGGGTCGCCTAAGCGATAAGACAAACGCTTATAAATTGTCGGCTTTCACAATCATTTTAATTATTGTATCCTTTATAGTATTTATGGTATGGGGTTATACCCTTATTGGCCTGGCGGTTGGTGTAATACTAATGGATGTCGGCGTGCAGGCTACACATATCTCTAACCAGGCTATTATTTTTGCATTAAATCCATCGGCACGTAACCGTATCAATACTATATATATGGTGTCTTACTTTATTGGCGGTTCACTGGGAACATTTCTGGCTACTATAGTTTGGGATAAATACCAGTGGAACGGCGTATGTACTATTGGCATCGCTTTATCGTCCATCGTGCTGGTGGTCCATCTACTTAACCATCAAAAGATGAAAGTGCATCATCAAACCGTCCGCTCCTGA